TTAAAAATCATCACAAAAGTTTATTCCCCGTCATTCCCGCACACGCAAAAAGGCCGTCTGAAAACAGACGCACCGCCATGCGGATACCTGTTTTCAGACGGCCTTTTAAGGCAGCCTTATCTCAAGATATTGATTAAACTACACCAGCCCCAAACCAACCAGTTCCTGCTGCAAGCGTTCGGCCTGCCAGCCGCCGCTCACCGCCAGCGTCAGTAAAACGGCGGCGGTTTCCAAATTGGCTTTGCCGCCGTTCACCACGCCCGCTTGGCGCAGCGCGCTGCCCTGCGCATATACGGCGGCGGCGTTGCCTTGCTGCACTTGGCTGATGTTGAGCAGCAGGCCGCCTTTGGCGGTGAACTGCCGCACGACTTCGATAAAACCGGCATCTGCGGGCGCGTTGCCGTGGCCGTAGCTTTGCAGCACCACGGCATCTGCACCGCTGCTGCCGAGGCCGTTTGCAAAGGCTTGTGCGGCAAAACCGGGAATCAGGGTGGTGCAAACCACTTTGGCCTGCGCGCTCAACGGGCGCACCTGCAAAGCCTGTGCTGTTTTTTCAGACGGCCTGATGCGCACGTTGTGCCAATTTTGTTCGGGCGACCATTCCGCCAACACGCCGAAATGCGGGTTGCCGAAACCCGCCGCACTTTCGGTGCTGATTTTGCTGCTGCCCACGGCGGGGAACAGTTTGCCGTTGAAGGCAATCACGGTTTCGCGCAAATCCAGCTCGAAAGCGGCCACGGCGGTGGCGAGGTTCAGCGGTGCATCACTGTTTTCGGCATCGTAAGGCCATTGCGATCCGGTCAGCACCACGGGTTTGTCCAAACCCTGCAAGGCGAGTGCGAACAGGTTAGCCGCATAGGCCAGCGTGTCGGTGCCGTGCAGCACCAGCACGCCGTCGTATTGCGGGATTTTTTCTGCCGCAAGTTGCAGCCAGCCTTGCCAATCGGCAAGCGTAACCGCCGAAGAGTCGATTAACGGATCGCATAAGTGCCAGTCGAAACGGAAGCGGTCGGCAAACGGCACCAACGCTTTGCCGGCCAGCGCGGTATCGGGGCGCAGGCCTTGCTCGCTTTGGCTCATGCCGATGGTGCCGCCGGTGTAGAGCACGAAAATGGATTTTAAATTCTGCATATGTTTTCCTGTTTGTCCGGTGCCGGAACGGCCGGCCATAGTCGGCTGAAAATTTTGGCCGGCAAACGTTCCCCAGACCGGTTGTTTTTTCAAAATTTTGCATCGAAACGGTGCAGGCCGTCTGAAAAAGCATTTCTGCGTTTCAGACGGCCCCGATAAAATCATTCGGCCTCATTTATCCACGCCTGCTGCACGGCTTCGAGGATTTTTTCGCCGCTGCGCGCGGGGTCGTCGTCGAAATCGGGCAGGTTGAGAATCAACTCGCGCAATTGGGTGAAACGTATGGTTTTCGGGTCGATGTCGGGATGGTTGTCGTAGAGTTCTTCGGCTATGCGTTGGGTGTCGGTCCATTTCATCTTGTTTGTTCCTTTTTATCGTTAACCTGCGCGGCCGTCTGAAAACGGCGTTAAGCTGTATTTTATACACACCTGCAACCGTTTGCCTGATTTTTTGGCCAGAATAAAGTTACCTGCCTTACCGTTTCCACAACCGCAGCCAATTCTTACACAAACCTTACCCAATCTGTGCCTCCGCACCCTAGACGGCTGCACACTTTCGTTTTAGTATAATTGCACAATACCATGATAAATAATAAAAACACAGGCTTGAGAGGAAGTTTTGCAAACCGAGGAGAAGCCCGATGCTGGCCAAACAAGTCCGCCATATCAATGATGTGCTCAATTATGTGTACGGCACCGAACCGCTGCGGCTTTCGGGTGTCGACACCTGTATCGCCGAATCGTGGCGCCGCTGCGTGCACCGCCACGGGTTGAACCCCGAAGAAATGAAAGAAGCGCTGATTCTGCCCGACAGCCGTTTGCGCGAGCATCAGGAAGCCATCGGCGATTTTACCGACATCGCCCGTTACGGCCTGCAAGCGCTGTGGAAACAAATCCGCGATATGGGTTATGTGGTGCTGGTGGCCGATGCCGACGGCGTGGTGGTCGACTCGCTGAGCAGCGACAGCGGCCGCTTGGCCTGGAAGCAGGCCGGCCTGTATTTGGGCGCACTCTGGCACGAACGGCAAAACGGCACCAGCGCGGTGGGCATGGTATTGGAAACCGGCGAACCTGCCGTGGTGCACCGCAACGACCATTTCGATGCCACCCATATCGGTTTGAGCTGCACCGCAGCACCCGTGTTCGACTCTCAAAACCGCCTGCGCGCCGTGCTGGATGTGTCGGCACTCACCCCCGTGGCCGCCAAGCAGAGCCAATATTGGGTGTTGCAGTTGGTGAAACACTTTGCCGCACTGATTGAAACCGCCGCCTTTATCCGCAACCACAAGCAAGATTGGCTGATACGCCTCGGCCATGCCGCCGAGTTTCTCGACGTTACCCCCGAATACCTGCTGGCGGTGAACGACGAAGGCAATATCACCGGCGCCAACCACGCCTTCCACCAATGGTTTGCCCGCCACGCCGGCAAATCCGGACAAACATTAATCGGCAACGGTTTCGAGCGGCTGTTCGGCCAAAGCCTGCCCGAACTGTGCGGCATTCAAAACCGGCGCCCCACCCTCTGCTTCGACGGACTCACCCTGTTTGTGGGCATCACCCCGCCGCCGCGCAAACCTGCCGCCCCATCCCGCAACAGCACGCCCCTGCCGCCCGAATTGGCCAAACTGTGCAGCCCCGACAGCCGTTTCAACCAAACCCTGCAACGTGTGGCCGGCTTGGCCGACACCCAAGTGCCGGTGCTGATTAACGGCGAAACCGGTTCCGGCAAAGAGCTGCTCGCACGCGCCATCCATCTTTCCGGCAACCGTGCCGACAAGCCCTTTATCGCCGTCAATTGCGCCGCCATCCCCGAAAACCTGATAGAAAGCGAACTCTACGGCTACGCGCCCGGCAGCTTTTCCGGCGCCGACCGCAAAGGCAAAACCGGCCTGATTCAGGCTGCCGACGGCGGCACGCTGTTTCTCGACGAAATCGGCGATATGCCGCTTTACCTGCAATCCCGCCTGCTGCGGGTGTTGTCGGAACGCGAAGTGATGCCCGTAGGTTCGATTCACGCGGTAAAAGTCGATATCCGCATCATCGCCGCCACCCACCACGATTTGCAGGCAAACATCGCCGCCGGAAAATTCCGCGAAGATCTCTATTACCGCCTCAACGGCCTCAACGTGGTGCTGCCCAGCCTGCGCGAGCGCGACGATTTCGACTACGCCCTGCAAACGGTGTTGCGGCACGTTGCCCGCAATAACGGCCTGACGCCCAAACCGGTGTCGGCCGAAGCCATGAACGTTATGCGCCGCCACCGCTGGCCGGGTAATATCCGCCAACTGGCCAACGCCTTGGAAGTAGCCCTGCACAGCGCCAAAGGCGCGCAGATTCAGCCCGAAGACCTGCCCGACTATCTCTATGCGCAGAACAGGCCGTCTGAAAACCCGTCGGCACTAACCGAACAAACGCAAAACAGCAAAGCCATATTGCAAGACCCCCCATCGCTGCAAAACGCCTTGCAAGCCGCCGGTGGCTGCGTGTCGCGCCTCGCCCGCGATTTAGGCGTGAGCAGGATGACCGTTTACCGCTATTTGAAAAAAAGTTGCCCTAGATAACCAAGCTAAAACCTTTCTTACCAATTGTTTTAAAACAAGTTAATTGAGACTTTATTTTACTATGGTTAAAAGCACCATTCACACTCATTTACCCGTTAGTGCAACAAGGCATTTGAACGAAACAGATGCTCATCCTTTCGAGAGAAAAAGATATGGAGTGGCTGATGTTGGATGCCACCCATATCAAAGTTCATCCCCATGTGGTGGGAGTCAAAGGCGGCAATGAAGGCATGAGCCGCACAAAAGAGAGCTGAATACCAAGCTGCATTTAGCAGTGGGTGCCCACGGGATAGCGGTAAAATTCGTGTTAAGCGAAGGTAGTGTTGCAGATTGTCTGTTTGCCGAAGCACTGATTGCAGATACGGCAGCCGACAAGCTGTTGGCCGATAAGGCCTATGATACTGATGCGATCAGGAATTTGGCGGTTTCTTTGGAAATAGACACTGTTGTCCTGCTAAAAATTAATCAGAGGAACAACTGTTTCTTGACCACCGTTATCGGTACCGTTACCATCATTTAGTAGAAAACTGTTTTTTGGATTTCGAACATTAGTGGGGCTCGAAGAGATTGGCTTCATTTGCGGTGGTAATAGAACTGAAGCATTTGGCGTAACGTGTCGCGATACCCCACCAATGTTTGAAATCCAGAAAACGGTTCCATAACAAGTGCCTGTAACGGCATAACTATCGGTTAAATAAGCTATGGAAAATCCTAGGGTCTGTCGACATTCAAGTTTACCTTAATTTCAATACGGCAGCAACAAGGTAAATATTGGCAGCAAAAGATTGGTCGGTTTTTTCTGCGCGCATCGCAATCTTTTTGAATTCTTTGAGTTTGCAAAAAAGTTCTCAATCAAATGTCGCCAGCAATACATCATCTTGTCGTGTTCCCGCTGCAATTTGCGGTTGTTACGCGGCGGAATAACCACCTTACTCCCCCTTTCGGTCAACTCTTCGACCAGCCAGTCGGCATCAAAGGCTTTATCCGCCAATAAAGCATCAAATTCCTTTTCTTTAATCAGCGGTTCTACGCCGCAAATGTCATTGCGCTGACCAGGCATCAGTTTGAAGTCAATCAGGTTCCCCAAAGCATCCACCATAGCCAAAATCTTGGTCGTCATCCCGCCTTTGGATTGGCCGATGGCCTGATTTAGAGTCCCCCTTTTGCACCCTGACCGTGGCGGTGAACTTTGACAATTGTGCCGTCAATCATGACATACTCCATATCGAGATCACGGTTCAGTTCTTCAAAAATATCATGAAAACGGTCGGCCAAGACCCATCTGCGGTAGCGTTTGTGGATACTTTTCCAATTACCGAACTCTTCGGGCAGATCGCGCCAAGGACTGCCGGTACGGATAATCCATAGTATGGCTTCTATAAATAATCGGTTATCGACAGCGGTTCGGCCGGCATCGCCAACTTTTCCTTGGCATAAAGGCTCAATTTTTGCCCACTGTGCATCGGTAAGAATATATCTGGTCATGAGGATAGGATACACTGAAAACTTGAATGTCGACAGACCCTAGCGTTATTTACACTTTTTATTTTTGCTTAAAGGCCCAATTGGG
The sequence above is a segment of the Neisseria dentiae genome. Coding sequences within it:
- a CDS encoding asparaginase; this translates as MQNLKSIFVLYTGGTIGMSQSEQGLRPDTALAGKALVPFADRFRFDWHLCDPLIDSSAVTLADWQGWLQLAAEKIPQYDGVLVLHGTDTLAYAANLFALALQGLDKPVVLTGSQWPYDAENSDAPLNLATAVAAFELDLRETVIAFNGKLFPAVGSSKISTESAAGFGNPHFGVLAEWSPEQNWHNVRIRPSEKTAQALQVRPLSAQAKVVCTTLIPGFAAQAFANGLGSSGADAVVLQSYGHGNAPADAGFIEVVRQFTAKGGLLLNISQVQQGNAAAVYAQGSALRQAGVVNGGKANLETAAVLLTLAVSGGWQAERLQQELVGLGLV
- a CDS encoding sigma-54-dependent Fis family transcriptional regulator is translated as MLAKQVRHINDVLNYVYGTEPLRLSGVDTCIAESWRRCVHRHGLNPEEMKEALILPDSRLREHQEAIGDFTDIARYGLQALWKQIRDMGYVVLVADADGVVVDSLSSDSGRLAWKQAGLYLGALWHERQNGTSAVGMVLETGEPAVVHRNDHFDATHIGLSCTAAPVFDSQNRLRAVLDVSALTPVAAKQSQYWVLQLVKHFAALIETAAFIRNHKQDWLIRLGHAAEFLDVTPEYLLAVNDEGNITGANHAFHQWFARHAGKSGQTLIGNGFERLFGQSLPELCGIQNRRPTLCFDGLTLFVGITPPPRKPAAPSRNSTPLPPELAKLCSPDSRFNQTLQRVAGLADTQVPVLINGETGSGKELLARAIHLSGNRADKPFIAVNCAAIPENLIESELYGYAPGSFSGADRKGKTGLIQAADGGTLFLDEIGDMPLYLQSRLLRVLSEREVMPVGSIHAVKVDIRIIAATHHDLQANIAAGKFREDLYYRLNGLNVVLPSLRERDDFDYALQTVLRHVARNNGLTPKPVSAEAMNVMRRHRWPGNIRQLANALEVALHSAKGAQIQPEDLPDYLYAQNRPSENPSALTEQTQNSKAILQDPPSLQNALQAAGGCVSRLARDLGVSRMTVYRYLKKSCPR
- the iscX gene encoding Fe-S cluster assembly protein IscX gives rise to the protein MKWTDTQRIAEELYDNHPDIDPKTIRFTQLRELILNLPDFDDDPARSGEKILEAVQQAWINEAE